A single Equus asinus isolate D_3611 breed Donkey chromosome 21, EquAss-T2T_v2, whole genome shotgun sequence DNA region contains:
- the BTD gene encoding biotinidase isoform X1, giving the protein MPSRCMVCIMSRASSQLAFFLCGCYMAALGVHAGEHYVADHHKAGYYVAAVYEHQSILSPNPLALTSRKEALELMNQNLDIYEQQVMTAAQKGVQIIVFPEDGIHGFNFTRTSIYPFLDFMPSPQLVKWNPCLEPQRFNDTEVLQRLSCMALKGEMFLVANLGTKQPCHSSDPGCPNDGRYQFNTDVVFSSNGTLVDRYRKHNLYFEAAVDAPLKVDHIIFDTPFAGKVGIFTCFDILFFNPAIQLLRDSEVKHIVYPAAWMNQLPLLAAIQIQSAFAIAFGINFLAANIHHPSLGMTGSGIYTPLKSFWHHDMESSKGHLIIAQVARNPQGLVGTENATGKMDPSHSKFLKILAGDPYCEKDAQEIHCDAATKWNMNAPPTFYSEMMYDNFTLVPVWGKEGYLRVCANGLCCYLLYQRPTLSKELYALGVFDGLHTVHGTYYVQVCALVKCGGLGFDTCGQEITEATGIFEFHLWGNFSTSYIFPLFLTSGMTLETPDQLGWENGHYFLRKSRLSSGLVTAALYGRLYERD; this is encoded by the exons ATGTATGGTCTGCATTATGTCCAGAGCGAGCAGCCAGCTTGCTTTTTTCCTCTGTGGCTGTTACATGGCTGCCCTGGGAGTCCACGCTGGGGAGCATTACGTGGCTGATCATCACAAGGCTGGATATTACGTGGCTGCCGTGTACGAGCACCAGTCAATCTTGAGTCCGAATCCTCTAGCTCTCACCAGCCGCAAGGAGGCCTTGGAGCTAATGAACCAGAACCTCGACATCTATGAACAGCAAGTGATGACTGCAGCCCAAAAG GGTGTACAGATTATAGTGTTTCCAGAAGATGGCATTCATGGGTTCAACTTTACAAGAACATCCATTTACCCATTTTTGGACTTCATGCCGTCTCCCCAGTTGGTCAAGTGGAACCCATGCCTGGAACCCCAACGATTCAATGACACAGAG gtgCTCCAACGCCTGAGCTGTATGGCCCTCAAGGGAGAGATGTTCCTGGTGGCCAATCTCGGAACAAAGCAGCCTTGTCACAGCAGTGACCCAGGGTGCCCAAATGATGGAAGATACCAGTTTAACACGGATGTTGTGTTCAGCAGTAATGGAACCCTTGTTGACCGCTACCGAAAACACAACCTCTACTTCGAGGCAGCGGTTGATGCCCCTCTCAAAGTAGATCACATCATTTTCGATACCCCTTTTGCCGGCAAGGTTGGCATCTTCACTTGCTTTGATATATTGTTCTTCAACCCTGCCATCCAACTCCTCAGAGACTCTGAGGTGAAGCACATTGTGTATCCGGCCGCCTGGATGAACCAGCTCCCGCTCTTGGCAGCTATTCAGATTCAGAGTGCTTTTGCCATTGCCTTTGGCATCAACTTTCTGGCTGCTAACATCCACCACCCGTCTCTGGGGATGACTGGAAGTGGAATATACACCCCTCTGAAGTCCTTTTGGCACCATGACATGGAAAGCTCCAAAGGTCATCTTATAATCGCCCAGGTAGCCAGGAATCCACAGGGCCTTGTTGGTACAGAGAATGCCACAGGTAAAATGGACCCATCCcatagtaagtttttaaaaatcttggcaGGTGATCCATACTGTGAAAAGGATGCTCAAGAAATCCATTGTGATGCAGCCACCAAATGGAACATGAATGCTCCTCCCACATTTTACTCTGAGATGATGTACGACAATTTCACCCTGGTCCCTGTATGGGGAAAGGAAGGCTATCTCCGAGTCTGTGCAAATGGCCTCTGCTGTTATTTACTTTACCAGAGGCCCACTTTGTCGAAAGAGCTGTACGCCCTAGGGGTCTTTGATGGACTCCACACTGTACATGGCACTTACTATGTTCAAGTGTGTGCCCTGGTCAAGTGTGGGGGTCTTGGCTTTGACACCTGCGGGCAGGAGATCACAGAGGCCACGGGGATATTTGAGTTTCACCTGTGGGGGAACTTCAGTACTTCCTACATCTTCCCTCTGTTTCTGACCTCAGGGATGACCCTGGAAACCCCTGACCAGCTTGGCTGGGAGAATGGCCActatttcctgaggaagagtAGACTGTCCTCTGGCCTGGTGACAGCAGCTCTTTATGGGCGCCTGTATGAGAGGGACTAG
- the BTD gene encoding biotinidase isoform X2, protein MVCIMSRASSQLAFFLCGCYMAALGVHAGEHYVADHHKAGYYVAAVYEHQSILSPNPLALTSRKEALELMNQNLDIYEQQVMTAAQKGVQIIVFPEDGIHGFNFTRTSIYPFLDFMPSPQLVKWNPCLEPQRFNDTEVLQRLSCMALKGEMFLVANLGTKQPCHSSDPGCPNDGRYQFNTDVVFSSNGTLVDRYRKHNLYFEAAVDAPLKVDHIIFDTPFAGKVGIFTCFDILFFNPAIQLLRDSEVKHIVYPAAWMNQLPLLAAIQIQSAFAIAFGINFLAANIHHPSLGMTGSGIYTPLKSFWHHDMESSKGHLIIAQVARNPQGLVGTENATGKMDPSHSKFLKILAGDPYCEKDAQEIHCDAATKWNMNAPPTFYSEMMYDNFTLVPVWGKEGYLRVCANGLCCYLLYQRPTLSKELYALGVFDGLHTVHGTYYVQVCALVKCGGLGFDTCGQEITEATGIFEFHLWGNFSTSYIFPLFLTSGMTLETPDQLGWENGHYFLRKSRLSSGLVTAALYGRLYERD, encoded by the exons ATGGTCTGCATTATGTCCAGAGCGAGCAGCCAGCTTGCTTTTTTCCTCTGTGGCTGTTACATGGCTGCCCTGGGAGTCCACGCTGGGGAGCATTACGTGGCTGATCATCACAAGGCTGGATATTACGTGGCTGCCGTGTACGAGCACCAGTCAATCTTGAGTCCGAATCCTCTAGCTCTCACCAGCCGCAAGGAGGCCTTGGAGCTAATGAACCAGAACCTCGACATCTATGAACAGCAAGTGATGACTGCAGCCCAAAAG GGTGTACAGATTATAGTGTTTCCAGAAGATGGCATTCATGGGTTCAACTTTACAAGAACATCCATTTACCCATTTTTGGACTTCATGCCGTCTCCCCAGTTGGTCAAGTGGAACCCATGCCTGGAACCCCAACGATTCAATGACACAGAG gtgCTCCAACGCCTGAGCTGTATGGCCCTCAAGGGAGAGATGTTCCTGGTGGCCAATCTCGGAACAAAGCAGCCTTGTCACAGCAGTGACCCAGGGTGCCCAAATGATGGAAGATACCAGTTTAACACGGATGTTGTGTTCAGCAGTAATGGAACCCTTGTTGACCGCTACCGAAAACACAACCTCTACTTCGAGGCAGCGGTTGATGCCCCTCTCAAAGTAGATCACATCATTTTCGATACCCCTTTTGCCGGCAAGGTTGGCATCTTCACTTGCTTTGATATATTGTTCTTCAACCCTGCCATCCAACTCCTCAGAGACTCTGAGGTGAAGCACATTGTGTATCCGGCCGCCTGGATGAACCAGCTCCCGCTCTTGGCAGCTATTCAGATTCAGAGTGCTTTTGCCATTGCCTTTGGCATCAACTTTCTGGCTGCTAACATCCACCACCCGTCTCTGGGGATGACTGGAAGTGGAATATACACCCCTCTGAAGTCCTTTTGGCACCATGACATGGAAAGCTCCAAAGGTCATCTTATAATCGCCCAGGTAGCCAGGAATCCACAGGGCCTTGTTGGTACAGAGAATGCCACAGGTAAAATGGACCCATCCcatagtaagtttttaaaaatcttggcaGGTGATCCATACTGTGAAAAGGATGCTCAAGAAATCCATTGTGATGCAGCCACCAAATGGAACATGAATGCTCCTCCCACATTTTACTCTGAGATGATGTACGACAATTTCACCCTGGTCCCTGTATGGGGAAAGGAAGGCTATCTCCGAGTCTGTGCAAATGGCCTCTGCTGTTATTTACTTTACCAGAGGCCCACTTTGTCGAAAGAGCTGTACGCCCTAGGGGTCTTTGATGGACTCCACACTGTACATGGCACTTACTATGTTCAAGTGTGTGCCCTGGTCAAGTGTGGGGGTCTTGGCTTTGACACCTGCGGGCAGGAGATCACAGAGGCCACGGGGATATTTGAGTTTCACCTGTGGGGGAACTTCAGTACTTCCTACATCTTCCCTCTGTTTCTGACCTCAGGGATGACCCTGGAAACCCCTGACCAGCTTGGCTGGGAGAATGGCCActatttcctgaggaagagtAGACTGTCCTCTGGCCTGGTGACAGCAGCTCTTTATGGGCGCCTGTATGAGAGGGACTAG